A window from Equus caballus isolate H_3958 breed thoroughbred chromosome 8, TB-T2T, whole genome shotgun sequence encodes these proteins:
- the LOC100147624 gene encoding derlin-3 isoform X2, whose translation MAWRGVAAEFLQVPAVTRTYTAACVLTTAAVLELLSPFQLYFNPHLVLRKFQVWRLVTNFLFFGPLGFSFFFNMLFVFRYCRMLEEGSFRGRKADFVFMFLFGGVLMTLLGLLGSLFFLGQALTAMLVYVWSRRSPRVRVNFFGLLTFQAPFLPWALMGFSLLLGNSILVDLLGIAVGHIYYFLEDVFPNQPGGKRLLHTPSFLKLLLDAPEEDPDYLPLPEEQPGPPQQ comes from the exons ATGGCGTGGCGGGGCGTGGCGGCCGAGTTCCTGCAGGTGCCGGCGGTGACGCGAACTTACACCGCGGCCTGCGTCCTCACCACTGCGGCGGTG CTGGAGCTTCTCAGCCCCTTCCAGCTCTACTTCAACCCGCACCTCGTGCTCCGGAAGTTCCAG GTCTGGAGGCTCGTCACCAACTTCCTCTTCTTCGGGCCCCTGGGATTCAGCTTCTTCTTCAACATGCTCTTCGT CTTCCGCTACTGCCGCATGTTGGAGGAGGGTTCCTTCCGCGGCCGCAAGGCCGACTTCGTCTTCATGTTTCTCTTCGGGGGCGTCCTCATGACC CTGCTGGGGCTCCTGGGCAGCCTGTTCTTCCTGGGCCAGGCCCTCACCGCCATGCTGGTGTACGTCTGGAGCCGCCGCAGCCCTCGGGTGAGGGTCAACTTCTTCGGCCTCCTCACCTTCCAGGCGCCATTCCTGCCCTGGGCGCTCATGGGCTTCTCCCTGTTGCTGGGCAACTCGATCCTCGTGGACCTGCTGG GGATTGCTGTGGGCCACATCTACTACTTCCTGGAGGATGTCTTCCCCAACCAGCCTGGAGGCAAGAGGCTGCTACACACCCCCAGCTTCCT GAAGCTGCTACTGGATGCCCCAGAGGAAGACCCCGATTACCTGCCCCTCCCTGAGGAGCAGCCAGGACCCCCGCAGCAGTGA
- the LOC100147624 gene encoding derlin-3 isoform X1 → MAWRGVAAEFLQVPAVTRTYTAACVLTTAAVQLELLSPFQLYFNPHLVLRKFQVWRLVTNFLFFGPLGFSFFFNMLFVFRYCRMLEEGSFRGRKADFVFMFLFGGVLMTLLGLLGSLFFLGQALTAMLVYVWSRRSPRVRVNFFGLLTFQAPFLPWALMGFSLLLGNSILVDLLGIAVGHIYYFLEDVFPNQPGGKRLLHTPSFLKLLLDAPEEDPDYLPLPEEQPGPPQQ, encoded by the exons ATGGCGTGGCGGGGCGTGGCGGCCGAGTTCCTGCAGGTGCCGGCGGTGACGCGAACTTACACCGCGGCCTGCGTCCTCACCACTGCGGCGGTG CAGCTGGAGCTTCTCAGCCCCTTCCAGCTCTACTTCAACCCGCACCTCGTGCTCCGGAAGTTCCAG GTCTGGAGGCTCGTCACCAACTTCCTCTTCTTCGGGCCCCTGGGATTCAGCTTCTTCTTCAACATGCTCTTCGT CTTCCGCTACTGCCGCATGTTGGAGGAGGGTTCCTTCCGCGGCCGCAAGGCCGACTTCGTCTTCATGTTTCTCTTCGGGGGCGTCCTCATGACC CTGCTGGGGCTCCTGGGCAGCCTGTTCTTCCTGGGCCAGGCCCTCACCGCCATGCTGGTGTACGTCTGGAGCCGCCGCAGCCCTCGGGTGAGGGTCAACTTCTTCGGCCTCCTCACCTTCCAGGCGCCATTCCTGCCCTGGGCGCTCATGGGCTTCTCCCTGTTGCTGGGCAACTCGATCCTCGTGGACCTGCTGG GGATTGCTGTGGGCCACATCTACTACTTCCTGGAGGATGTCTTCCCCAACCAGCCTGGAGGCAAGAGGCTGCTACACACCCCCAGCTTCCT GAAGCTGCTACTGGATGCCCCAGAGGAAGACCCCGATTACCTGCCCCTCCCTGAGGAGCAGCCAGGACCCCCGCAGCAGTGA